TAATGCTCGCCAGTTCTAGTTTCTAAAGTTTTTGCTCAGCTCCAATGGCCCAATCGCTCAATGCAAACTGAAAGAAACAAGGCGAAACAAGGAGCAAAGAAACGGACCAAACAGGCTTGGTGTCCCAGACGGAGTCGTACTCGAGGGACAGATAGTCGAGGTACCCGTCCATGTCCTCCACCACCCCGTCCTCCCCAAAGAACGCCAGCGCGCCGCTCTTACCCGACTCCCCgtcgcccccgcccccgccgccgccggaccgCGCCACGCCGGCGCGCCTCCGACGGCTGCCCGAGAACCGCAACCGCGTCGCGGAGGGGGACGACGAAGGCGCGGCCGTGAGCTTGAGCGGGCCAGCGAGTCCAGCGCCGCAGGAGCAGCACGGCGGGGCGGGCGGGAGCAGACACAGCGGCGCGCCCATGCCTTGGCCTCCGGGTTCCGCTCGCTGAGGCTGTACGGACAAACGAAGGACCCCCAATTGATGCGTCCTGCTGCCGCGGCTCCCTCCCGATGTCGCGGTTAATGGACGGTGTTCGCTGGCCTCGCTTTTCTCTGGATTTCCTTGtgctgaaaattaaaaattagaaGCACTAGGTTTTCTAATCGGGCCCAATTATAAGAGGCGTCGCAATTCGGCCCAATAAAATAGGCCTCGGTGTTCTAAATGGGCGGAGACCAGATTAACTCAGAGCCCAACCTAAGGATTTGCAGAACTATAAGTAGGTTGATATTTGATAAAAATAAGAATGTTTGATGgttgagttgaatttttgtttggttgattaaTTTGAGACTATAAAAGCGGATGAAATAGTTGAGATTATAATTAATTACACGTATAAAATTGATTCTGTGACACTAACAAATGAGCTTGCATGCATGAGCAACTGTAGAGTGAATTCATCGGGTAAGATTGCGGAGTAAAGTTTGAATCAAACTTCACTCTTAAGACATAATGATATTATATATTTACACCTATCAAATCAAACTGTAACGATGAACACTTATAATCAAATTGATTTCTTTTGAAATTACACGCATTTGTTAGGCTAAAATAGGGGAGATGCGAGAACCAAACCCACCTTATATACACAAAACATGCGGAAGATCATGATTGCCCATCCATATCGGAAATTAGGCAGAAAATGTCGATTGCACCATAAAAAATAACTAATCAACACATGCTGACATGCACGTACACTCAGCTCACGTAGCGATCCTTATCATCGTGGTCCACTTTACAACCCTTGCCCCTGTGGCAAGCAAGCATCAGTCCAAATGTCCGACACACGGTCCACTGGCAACGCTGATCTCCACGGCCGGCTCTATCCGAATGCAGTCGTTCGGACAAGAACTGAGCCAACGTGCGGATCATCCCCACTGCTCTCCCAGCTAGACATCTTGTCAGACCTGATAAGATCAGCTCGTCGCATCTCTTGTTTGAGCTTGAGCGACCCGGCGTCCAATTCCACGTCAGATTCTAAGTTTATAGtctaagataaaaataatttaaatatctatttttatattaacataaaaataaaatagcacaCCCAAACATACTTAATTTACGTATAGCTTAGAAATTTTTAAAGCTAAAAATACTGATACAAAAAATTATTAAAGCTAAAATTCtaccaaataaaccctaataACTACGATAATCAGGGCACAAGTGTGTTTCATACCGAATATATTCATTCCGTGGAGTGCTGGTAGTTTTGTCACTTGGGATATACACATGGAAACACACAACGATCACATACCAGTAATATTATGAAACATGACTCGTCCTGCACTTGCTTTACATAATGCTGATCAGAAATGTACATGACTGTCAGCTAGGTACACGTATTCACACATCCGGGATCAGAATAATTTACATGATATATAAGTGAGTGGGCTTTATTAGTGCCATCCTATCCCTTGATTAATTATTGAGGATAAGGAATCAAATTAGGCCTGGATCGACGCTGGCTGGATGATGGACTCCAGGTCGGACCTCATACCCTTCTTGTCGATGCCAAGATCCGGCTGTCCACtgctctcgccgccggcgacgcccCATATCTCCGGGATGACTCGCCGGAGGTTGCCGATGTTCTCCAGCGCGTAGTCCGCCTCCTTGCTCCTAACCCTCTTGCCAACCTGATCCACGAAGTTTACCAACGTTGGCGTTCAGACTAGGATTTTGCAAACCACAGTTAATAATCTGACATGTGTAAACTGAATTAAGGTGCGTGCATGCTTGTGTACACTGCCGTATCGATACGTCGACCTGATCGTCAGCAAGGAAAACACACGCTGCGTCAGTGATGTGATGTGCCTACTACTATACTATTCACAGGCCCACTATGGTCGAAACGAGCTGGATGCGTGATCATATCGGAGAGATCACCGGGCCCGGATCGACCGACCGCTCTCATTGCCGTGCCAGCCACAGCACACGCACTAGACCACCAAGTGTATGGCTAATATAGCACAGGCGATCGAGCATGTGCAGAAGCAACCAAGACTACCCCAATAATGCAAGACTATGGCATCACACGGTCCAGAGGACGGTATATGCTTTTCCtaatttttccttttcctaACCCGACAACACCGTGCACCGGCCACCTTTTCGGCCTGAATATAAGGattttaatttcattttatagttttttttcgTTCATTGGTGAAAAGATCGAAATTCATGAAgttttatcaaaattttgattattttttgtcCTCTGTTACGTAGAACTCACATgtagatgaaagaaaattttaaattaaatagTTCGTCCCCTCTGAAATTTTGACGAAATTTTAGTCCCTAGATCCGACTACTCAACATCATCATTGAAAAATCACAGTTGTAAGCAGGATTTGGGGTTGGTTAATCACGTACCAGGGCGGTGCGGAGGCCGAGAGCTTTCCCGGCGGCGATGTTCCTCTCGTTGTCGTCCAGGAAGAGCTGGTCGAGCAAGAAAGAGTAAGCTTTGTTAGTTTCCTGATCATTGGCAAGGGCACAAATGAAGCACGTAATAATGCGCTACGACCAAGCTTTGCTTTGATCCAAACCAAGTGTCGATAAGAGCCTGACCAGTTGCTGGTTTGTTTTTAAGCCGTTGGATTTTTACATTACTTAGTTCGATTCCCTTCTCACGCTTTAGATTTGAATAAGTAGATGGTGTTCACATTAGACGGTGTGCCCTCTGAGTTCtcatgttttaaattttgataagAAGAGGGTGTTCACAGTACACTGTATCatcagggattaaaattttactGAAATTTTACGAATTTTAGAAGAGGATGAAATATCTCGTTTCGGATTTTGGagggaacaaaatatttaattacgaaattttcttttattgacCTATAGGACCCACATAgtatatgataaaaaatgacAGAATTATTAgcaaaattttgtgaatttcgaTCTTTTTATCGGTGAGCGAAAAAAATGAAAACGAAGTTGAAATCCTTAGTGGCATCTAAGTTATCTGCAGTTGACTACGATAGTTGCGGAATGCATGTAGTTTACAATATCCAGTCCCTTTACTTTGTTTAATGCAGAATCTTATGAAGTTTCCTCTCCAATACTCTACAATTTAAGGATTTAAGGAAACTTTACAGGATTCGAGACGTTTAGTTCGAGAAAACTGCTGACAAAATTACCGTTCGACGTGGGTTAGAGTCGGCGACACGTATGGCCGCCACGATGGCTTCGACCGACGGTTTCAGGACCACCACCGGGCGGGCAGCGTTGGCGTGCTCTTCCCTCGCCTCCCCGAAGAGGTGCGGGTTCATGGTCTCGAAGCACACGATGGCGTCGAAGCACGCCTCGTCGACGCTCAGCCGCTGTAGCGCCCGCTTCATGTGCGCACGGTCCGAGTTCGTGAACAGCTGCGACCACGACAAGTGCATATTGTCAGTCGATCACAGGTAAATAAAGCGGATCGAATCTGCGCCACATTTGAAACCAGGGCAAAATTATGGTGCCAATGCAAAGTACACAATTAAAGTAATATTGATCCTACtgtttaatttataaaataaatctacTTCTACTTCTCCTATCCACTACTTAtactactacttaaaaaaaaagaaaaaagtctaGTACAAGACTCATGAGTCCCGCACTCATTTGGGTCTTGCATACATATGATAGTCCCATCGTCCACCTAGTAGTCCTGTGTTTTCTTTcgtattttgtttttaaaaaaattccttgATGAAATTTTTATGGCTCCGTTACAACACACGAacaatattaaaattttaatttactATCATACTAGTACACCACGCTAGCTCTATCTAGCTTGGCTCTCATTTGGAACGTGGGAATTCGAGAACGTTTAATTTGGGGCAATAGCTTACCACTTTGCGCTGCGGGATGCTCTGCAGCAGCCGCGCGAGCTGCGGGTCGGCGGCGATCCTGTCGTACGGCAGCCTGCCGTGCACGTAGCTGATCGTTCGAATTAACATTAGGTTAATTTCGAAAAAAGCGGATTAATTAgttaaagaaaaaacaaaaaaagtgGGGACTGGTTGCGTGCTGACCTGTGGTACTCATCCGGGTGCACCTCGTAGCCGAGCGCCTGCCGAAGTCGGAGACAAAGCCCAAAACCGATAAGGAAACGAAGCGAGGAAAAGCATAAGGCGATCGAGTCGAGACGCGTCGGAGAAGTCAAGCCGGGCTGCGGGTACGTACGATGAGGCCCGAGAGGGTGCTGCCGTGCGTGCGGAAGAGCTCGACGCGCATCGCGGCCGCGCGCTCGGCGGTGACGCCGAGCTTTGCCACGAGGAACTCGTCGATGTTGCGCTTCAGGGCCAGCCCGATGCCGGTGTCGCCCGGGTACAGCGTGTCGTCGAGGTCTGCACGCGCCGGAGAGGAGCCGCCTGAGTTTATTATTATACGATGGTGGCCCGGCAACCCAACCGGCCAACGGCTGGGACACGAACTGTCGGCAAGAGCCGAGAAGAGCGCGGTCGCCATGGACAACGAGCGAGCTCGTGGATCCACTGCTGCTTACCTACGAGGACGCAGTCGAAGGGGGAGTCCGCGGCCATGGCTGGGCTGGAGGGAGCTACGAAGTAAGCTAGGAACAGGGGATGCCGAGATGGAGACGGGACGAAGCGAGCTGCGCGATAATCTCTCTCGAGAGCTCCAAGAGTGTTGAGGCGAGGAGCAGCGAGAGGGAAGGGGTTGCTGCGCCGGGTTGTTTaaatagaaagttttgggcGTGGCGGGGGTCGTGGATCACGAGGAAGCGGTGCGGTGACCGAATGTATAAACGTGCGTGAAAACACTCCGACTCggtttgctttgctttgctttggtTCCTGGGGCCTTACGCGCAAGCCCGTCGAGTAGCAGGGGCAAATTGGGCTATTGCACAGGGCCTCCAAATAATTAGGGCCTAAATTTTAATTAAGTATTAAGTATACACTTAAGCAATAATCattgaagaaaacaaaagcCCAGCAAAATATCCGGCGCATGTGCACGTCCGCTTCGTGGCCTGTTCGGCTCCCAGTTGAGACCTGTTCAATCGTAATTGCCTATTCGTCTATTCGTTGAGCCTTCGAGGGCTTGTGGTTCTGGGTGCCAACGCCCGGCGGCCGACGCTGACGGCTGACGCTCAATGCCCGACGCCGACCGGCCGACGCAACACGTCGACACGCGAGTACGAGGTGCACGACTGGTTAGCACTGGGCCGTCTCTGGTTAGCACAGCAGCCTGCAGGGAATTGCATCGTCAGTTCAGATCTGATCGAGTGATCGACTCAGGCCACTCGGCGACGCCACAATCCAGGACGCCCTACTGGAATCGATTCACAGGAATCACAATTCGCAGGTAATCAATCGATCACTTGGCAATTGGTATGTATCAATgcatgtttaaaaaaattagatcttgACTGTGATGTGATCATGTGAGCTTACGTACGCGTGCAATGAAGATCGTTCAGTGCAGGGGGTGTCCGTCGCTGTCGAGAACGACATCGACCACCCCGGTGTGCCGGCGGATGAACTAGTGTTGGGTGATACGTTCCACGCAGGTtcgatcttcttctcttttgatctttttcttATCTTGCTAAGCTTACAATTTATGTACTATTTGAATCATTAGTGCTATTTGATTTATAAAATAGGAAGACGTTTATTTCCTCAATCGTCATCATGTCTTCTACTTCTAGAAATAGGAAGTATGATTCTGGTTATGAAAAGCGTAAGAAGAAACAAAGACTAGAAGCAGCAGCTCAAACTCAAAATGGTGCTCTTGATAGATTTGTTGTCAAAAAATCTCAATTTAATTCTGAATATCAAACTCTAGCTGATAATATTGATGAGGGTCATAGTGATGATGCTAACATTGCAGTAGAAGTTGAGGCGCACGCTGTAGAAATTGTTCAAGGTGATGATGCTAATATTGCCGATGAAGTTAGTGGACATACTGATGAAGTTAATCCTAGCTTGGATAGATCACCAAGTACTGAAAGTAACAATAACATCAATACTTCTTTTCAGCCTGATATATTTGATCCAAGAATTTGGAATGCACTTGATCCTAAAATGATTGATATTTTGGTGCAAAAAGGTCCTAAAAGAGACTTGTCTATTGAGAAAGGTCCTAAAGATAAATTCTCCAGAAGGTTTTCTGCAGTATCATACACTAAAGTTCTCTCAAATGGAGAAAAGTGTGATAGAGAATGGCTTGTATATAGCAAAGAGCTTGACAgagtattttatttttgttgtaaattattgagaAAGGGATATGGGAAAGGTCAATTAGCAAATGAGGGTTTCAATGACTAGCATCATCTTGGCACCAGACTTAAAGAGCATGAAACTAGTGTAGAACATGTTATGAATATGGCTACTTGGTATGACTTGCGTCTCAGGTtgcaaaaaaatcaaacaattgATAAAGTTGCTCAGCAAGAACTTCAAAAAGAAAGGGACCATTGGAGAAAAGTTTTTTGGATGTAAATGATACAACTGGGCAAGGATTGTTTGATGTTCTACAAAATGAATTGAAGAATCTTGACCTTGATATAGACAATGTGAGAGGACGGGGATATGATAATGGGTCAAATataaaaggaaaatatcaaAGGGTACAAAAGAAACTATTGGATATAAATCCTAGAGCTTTTTATTCAGCTTGTAGTTGTCATAGTCTGAATTTAACACTATATGATATGGCAAAGTCTTGTGGTAAAGCAACAGATTTTTTTGGAGTTATACAACATATCTATGCAACATTTGCTAATTCTACTAAGAAATGGCAAATTCTTAAAGATAACATAACAGGACTGACTCTCAAGTCATTGTCATCTACTCGTTGGGAGAGTCGTCTTGATAGTGTTAAGGCTATAAGGTTTCAGATTCAGAAAATAAGGGAGGCTTTACTACAAGTGGCTGAAAGTGATAATGATCCATTGACAAGTAGTGAAGCTAAATCCTTGGCGGATAATGAACTTGGTGGCTTTGAATTTTTAGTGGCAATAATCATCTGGTATGAAATATTATCTGCTGTTAATTTGGTCAGCAAGCAACTACAAGCAAAGGATATGCTTATTGATATTGCAATTGAGAAAGTACAGGGGCTGGTTTCCTTTTTCAATAAGTATAGAGAAACCGGCTTTTCAAATTCGTTAGAAGCTGCAAAAGAAATTGCACTTGAGATGGATATTGCTCCAGAATTTTGCACCAAGcgtaaaatcaaaagaaaatgaCAATTTGATGAGAGCACTGATGATGCATCTATTGGTTCACAATCTGCACAAGAGTTATTTAGGATCAATTATTTTATAGCTGTTGTTGATTAAGCTATAGCCTCACTTACTAGGAGATTTGAACAGTATCAGGGATATGAAAATACTTTTGGTTTCTTGTTTAATTCAGATAAGCTACGCTCCTTGGATGATAagagtttgttttcttcttctgttaATCTTGAGGCTGCACTTAAGAGTGGAGAACATTCAGATATTGATGGAAAAGAATTGTATGTGGAGTTAAAGTTCATCCAGGATCTTATTAAGGAATCTATAGGCCCTCTAGATATTCTGAAGTATTTGAAACAGCTATGTTGTTTTCCTAATGCCGTTATTGCATACAGATTTTGTTATCCATTCCCGTGACTGTTGCATCTGCGGAAAGGAGCTTTTCTAAACtcaagttgttgaagtcctACTTACGTTCTACTATGACACAAGAAAGACTTAATGGATTGGCGACAATAGCACTTAAAAATGATGTTTTGGAGAAGATTAAGTATGAAGATATAATTGAAGATTTCATTTCAAGAAATACTAAAAGGATGATGTTTTTCAGTAGAACATGAGGTCAGTTTATTGCTTAAGTACTACATTACTCTTTTACCATTAATATTTGATATATTCCTCAATATTGAAAGAAATAACATGTATTGAAGTTATATAATTAAATGCAAATATATTTTGgttatataaattttttaattttagggCCTCATTTTGTATTTTGCACCGGATCCTCAAATTCCTAGAGACGGCCCTGCTCGGCGGTCGGTGCCACCCCCGTGCTTGGTTATGCTTGTATACCTCTCCTTCCCGGCCGCTCTGTGGCTTTTGTACGCTGCTAGGCTGTTGCGTCTTTGCTTCCTTCAGTCATCGGCGGAAGTGTAGCCGGGTGGACTGACCACAATCTGATTCATGCACGGTTGGCCTTGGCCATACTTTTAGCATCAAAGAAAAAAGGGGAACTTTGATTGTGTATCCAGTTGAGCGCTCGCGCGCTTGTTCGCTTTGTGCTCGATTTTTTTCCCAACCTCAACACTAATATACAAGTTGTAGTATCTACACATTTAGATTTATAACTTATATACACATAACTATTAAAGAGATTTAGTAAACCTCCGACTCCACAAACGACAGGCACGACGGGCTCCCATCGTGAAGGCTATCAACCCGAGCTAGAGCCCGTGGTGTCGTGAGTGATTTTCCTCGGAGAGCCTCAAGCCCCTTGGAATTACAATGGAAGCCTTCACGATGTCTACTGGGTACCCAGCGGGCCGAAGTTTGTCAAGCATTATCTGGGCCCATCACGAGTTACGGGCCAGGATTGGCCAGAGAAATTTCCCCGTTACATCCGTCCTTACTATTGATGGGCCTAATCTCCTTCTTGCCGAGTTTGGTTGGACCAACAGCCCAAAACCAACTAAATCCTTCCGCATCCGCAGTTTCGGAGtccagaaggttcgcgcgagaacCCGAACTCCCCCTTCCTCCCCGTCCGTCGCTGGCAGACGAAATCCTCTTCCGATCCATCACAGAGCCGAACATTCCAGACCCCGCAGCTTCCCCACCCCGGCAGCAGCTCAAAATCCAACCACCCTCCGATCCAACGCCGGTTCTGCCTCCACAGTCCTAACCCCGAAACCAAACGATCCGGCGCGACCCCTGCCACGGCCCACAGCGAGCCATGGACGTGCTGAAGCGCGAGCTGCAGCGCAAGCGCCAGCTCCTGGACGCCGACTTCGGCGGTCGCAAAGTCCTCCGCCGCGCCGAGATCGAGGCCCGCGAGGTCCAGCGCATCCGCGAGGCCGAGTGCCAGCTCCTCCTCCACAAGCGGCTCCGGGGCGCCCACTCCCACCCCGCCTCCTCGCCTTCTGGTTCCTCCTCGAACTCCTCgcc
The nucleotide sequence above comes from Phragmites australis chromosome 4, lpPhrAust1.1, whole genome shotgun sequence. Encoded proteins:
- the LOC133915652 gene encoding uncharacterized protein LOC133915652 isoform X2; translation: MATALFSALADSSCPSRWPVGLPGHHRIIINSGGSSPARADLDDTLYPGDTGIGLALKRNIDEFLVAKLGVTAERAAAMRVELFRTHGSTLSGLIALGYEVHPDEYHSYVHGRLPYDRIAADPQLARLLQSIPQRKVLFTNSDRAHMKRALQRLSVDEACFDAIVCFETMNPHLFGEAREEHANAARPVVVLKPSVEAIVAAIRVADSNPRRTVGKRVRSKEADYALENIGNLRRVIPEIWGVAGGESSGQPDLGIDKKGMRSDLESIIQPASIQA
- the LOC133915651 gene encoding uncharacterized protein LOC133915651 gives rise to the protein MGAPLCLLPPAPPCCSCGAGLAGPLKLTAAPSSSPSATRLRFSGSRRRRAGVARSGGGGGGGDGESGKSGALAFFGEDGVVEDMDGYLDYLSLEYDSVWDTKPVWCQPWTILLSGTVAVACSWVLLQSIVITAGVSFAICAWWYIFLYSYPKAYTEMIAERRRKVANGAEDTYGMEKIQ
- the LOC133915652 gene encoding suppressor of disruption of TFIIS-like isoform X3, with the protein product MAADSPFDCVLVDLDDTLYPGDTGIGLALKRNIDEFLVAKLGVTAERAAAMRVELFRTHGSTLSGLIALGYEVHPDEYHSYVHGRLPYDRIAADPQLARLLQSIPQRKVLFTNSDRAHMKRALQRLSVDEACFDAIVCFETMNPHLFGEAREEHANAARPVVVLKPSVEAIVAAIRVADSNPRRTLFLDDNERNIAAGKALGLRTALVGKRVRSKEADYALENIGNLRRVIPEIWGVAGGESSGQPDLGIDKKGMRSDLESIIQPASIQA
- the LOC133915652 gene encoding suppressor of disruption of TFIIS-like isoform X1, whose product is MATALFSALADSSCPSRWPVGLPGHHRIIINSGGSSPARADLDDTLYPGDTGIGLALKRNIDEFLVAKLGVTAERAAAMRVELFRTHGSTLSGLIALGYEVHPDEYHSYVHGRLPYDRIAADPQLARLLQSIPQRKVLFTNSDRAHMKRALQRLSVDEACFDAIVCFETMNPHLFGEAREEHANAARPVVVLKPSVEAIVAAIRVADSNPRRTLFLDDNERNIAAGKALGLRTALVGKRVRSKEADYALENIGNLRRVIPEIWGVAGGESSGQPDLGIDKKGMRSDLESIIQPASIQA